Proteins co-encoded in one Nicotiana sylvestris chromosome 7, ASM39365v2, whole genome shotgun sequence genomic window:
- the LOC104243255 gene encoding uncharacterized protein has translation MVEIRDMLQQLIGTNNKVQEKLAVHDSAIKNIETQLGQLSMALNNRPQGTLPGDTNINPKDQNTNQLMSQEEKGKEKINEQVVEQVAPLVPENSNREKPVSNAQRVIPAPFPQRLVKQKKAGQYKKFMEMLRQIQLNIPLMDALREMLGYSKMMKDLMSWKFDFQDLSTVTLTQTYSAVVAKPMAQKMSDPGSFTIPCTIGSYAFAKALCDLGAIINLMPLAVYTKLGIGRARPTLILLQLADRTVKRPTGILDDVLVQVGKFVFLADFVILDCQVDEEIPLILGRPFLSMWRALIDCETGELKMRLNDEEVVFNVQQSMRRPCEYANCSLVEAVDVILQEDDMTLTVKDPLEACLTNLEEMDGEGLAKWVMALEGRGFWSREPQFESFELEKRATPPAKQSIEEPPKLELKPLPDHLRLAFQELEEIDHCTHHCCTQLGATI, from the exons ATGGTGGAAATCAGGGATATGCTTCAGCAACTCATTGGGACAAATAATAAAGTGCAGGAAAAATTGGCAGTGCATGATTCAGCCATAAAGAATATTGAAACGCAGCTGGGTCAGCTGTCCATGGCTTTGAACAACCGTCCTCAGGGAACTTTGCCTGGAGACACAAACATAAACCCCAAGGACCAAAACACAAATCAGTTGATG AGTCAGGAGgaaaaaggcaaagaaaagatAAATGAGCAAGTTGTAGAAcaggtggcacctcttgtgccagaaaaTTCTAACAGAGAGAAGCCAGTAagcaatgcacaaagggtgatacctgcACCCTTCCCTCAGAGACTGGTCAAACAAAAGAAGGCAGGCCAATATAAGAAGTTCATGGAGATGCTGCGtcaaattcagttgaatattccttTGATGGATGCCTTGAGGGAGATGCTCGGTTATTCTAAGATGATGAAAGATCTAATGTCATGgaagtttgattttcaggatcTATCTACTGTAACTTTGACACAGACCTACAGTGCAGTGGTGGCAAAACCGATGGCTCAAAAGATGTCGGACCCAGGTAGCTTCACTAttccatgcacaattggaagttatgcctttgcaaaggcgttgtgtgatttgggagccaTCATAAATCTGATGCCGCTGGCTGTGTACACCAAACTGGGCATTGGTAGAGCTAGGCCAACTTTGATACTGCTACAGCTGGCTGACCGCACAGTGAAGAGGCCTACTGGtattcttgatgatgtgttggtacaaGTGGGGAAATTCGTGTTCCTTGCAGACTTTGTTATCTTGGATTGTCAGGTGGATGAGGAGATACCCCTTATTTTAGGGAGACCATTTTTATCCATGTGGAGAGCACTGATCGACTGTGAAactggggaattaaaaatgagattGAACGATGAAGAAGTCGTATTCAATGTTCAGCAATCTATGAGGAGACCTTGTGAATATGCTAATTGCTCTCTAGTGGAAGCAGTGGATGTAATCCTGCAAGAAGATGATATGACCCTAACTGTAaaagatccattggaggcatgtctgacgaatttagaagaaatggatggtgaaGGGTTAGCTAAATGGGTCATGGCACTGGAAGGCCGAGGATTTTGGTCAAGGGAACCTCAGTTCGAGTCCTTTGAGCTAGAAAAAAGGGCCACTCCTCCAGCAAAGCAATCAATAGAGGAACCACCCAAGTTGGAACTGAAGCCACTCCCAGATCACCTCAG GTTGGCATTTCAGGAACTGGAAGAGATTGATCactgcacccatcattgttgcacccaactaggagcaaccatttga